The Saprospiraceae bacterium genome includes a window with the following:
- a CDS encoding AAA family ATPase → MNSINRIVKTQLTAHLFKKKVILLIGARQIGKTTLLKEIAAEQPENSLWLNADEGDINIQLQNAITSTQLKQLFGKATFIVIDEAQQIENIGLNPHCSKWLQITSFI, encoded by the coding sequence ATGAATTCAATAAATAGAATTGTAAAAACTCAACTGACAGCACATCTTTTTAAGAAAAAAGTTATACTGCTGATTGGAGCACGTCAAATTGGCAAAACCACATTGCTAAAAGAAATAGCGGCCGAACAACCAGAAAATAGCCTTTGGCTTAATGCTGATGAAGGGGATATAAACATCCAGTTACAAAATGCAATTACAAGTACACAATTAAAACAACTTTTTGGTAAAGCTACCTTTATTGTTATAGATGAGGCTCAACAAATAGAAAATATAGGGCTTAACCCACATTGCTCAAAATGGCTTCAAATTACCTCTTTCATATAA
- a CDS encoding nucleoside deaminase — protein MYEEAIKLSIDNVKSGKGGPFGAVIVKDGKIIAHGTNEVTSSNDPTAHAEVVAIRNACTKLGTFQLDNCDIYTSCEPCPMCLGAIYWARPARLFFANTKKDAAEIHFDDQFIYQELEIPYPDRKLFTTQLLREEALEAFKLWRTSINKIEY, from the coding sequence ATTTATGAGGAAGCCATAAAACTTTCCATAGACAATGTAAAATCCGGAAAAGGCGGACCCTTTGGTGCAGTGATAGTCAAAGATGGTAAAATCATTGCTCATGGTACAAATGAAGTAACATCTTCCAATGATCCTACGGCTCATGCAGAAGTCGTAGCTATCAGAAATGCATGTACAAAGTTAGGTACATTTCAATTGGACAATTGTGATATCTATACCAGTTGTGAGCCGTGTCCGATGTGTTTGGGTGCCATATACTGGGCCCGGCCTGCCAGATTATTTTTTGCCAATACAAAGAAGGATGCGGCTGAAATTCACTTTGACGATCAGTTTATTTATCAGGAACTGGAAATCCCATACCCTGATAGAAAACTTTTTACCACACAATTGCTCAGAGAAGAAGCTTTGGAAGCTTTTAAACTATGGCGCACCAGTATAAATAAGATAGAATATTGA